In Psychrobacter sp. P11G3, a single genomic region encodes these proteins:
- a CDS encoding Maf family protein, whose product MDIVLASGSPRRRELLERAQLDFTILSVDIDETPLDNESPTDYIERMVETKADAAIQQLSDTSQANHDSLTSPFIVLTSDTIGVLSDGKTVLVKPIDREHAYSMWQRMSDNVHEVWTAVQATQVQLLPIAERSPSEPTHSLQIINQQRITERTEVTFIPLTTQMMSDYWDSGEPADKAGGYGIQGLGAAWVSRINGSYTNVVGLPLAQTLALIKEMTEGGVDTVNPL is encoded by the coding sequence ATGGATATCGTTTTGGCATCTGGCTCTCCGCGTCGTCGTGAGCTACTAGAAAGAGCGCAACTAGACTTTACTATCTTGAGCGTAGATATTGATGAGACGCCGTTAGATAATGAGTCGCCAACAGACTATATCGAACGCATGGTCGAAACCAAAGCCGATGCCGCGATACAACAATTAAGCGACACATCTCAAGCAAATCACGATAGCCTTACATCACCGTTTATTGTTTTGACTTCTGATACCATTGGCGTGCTGTCGGATGGTAAGACAGTCTTGGTCAAGCCTATCGATCGCGAGCACGCATATAGTATGTGGCAGCGTATGTCTGATAACGTCCACGAAGTATGGACTGCCGTTCAAGCGACTCAAGTACAGCTATTGCCTATAGCAGAACGAAGCCCATCAGAACCTACACATTCCTTACAAATTATTAACCAGCAGCGAATCACTGAACGTACGGAAGTGACTTTTATACCACTGACGACACAGATGATGAGCGATTACTGGGATAGTGGCGAACCTGCTGATAAAGCAGGTGGGTATGGTATTCAAGGACTGGGTGCTGCGTGGGTCAGTCGTATTAATGGTAGCTATACCAATGTCGTTGGTCTGCCACTGGCGCAAACGCTGGCACTAATCAAGGAAATGACAGAAGGCGGTGTGGACACAGTCAACCCGTTATAA
- the rplC gene encoding 50S ribosomal protein L3, with translation MAIGLVGKKCGMTRVFTETGASIPVTVVEVDANRITQVKNTDVDGYQAIQITTGTRRDSRVTAAQKGHFAKAGVKAGRGVWEFRANESDLEGREIGGEILADLFEQGQMVDVTGQSKGKGFQGPVKRHNFSMQDATHGNSVSHRAHGSTGQNQSPGKVFKGKKMAGQMGNKRVTVQGLEVISVDAEKGLLVIKGAIPGATGGDVIVRPSVKA, from the coding sequence ATGGCGATCGGTTTAGTCGGTAAAAAGTGCGGCATGACCCGTGTCTTCACTGAAACAGGCGCATCTATCCCTGTAACAGTTGTTGAGGTCGATGCAAACCGCATTACTCAAGTAAAAAATACTGATGTAGATGGTTATCAAGCCATCCAAATTACCACAGGTACTCGTCGTGACAGCCGCGTAACAGCTGCACAAAAGGGTCACTTCGCTAAAGCTGGTGTTAAAGCTGGCCGTGGTGTTTGGGAATTCCGTGCCAACGAAAGCGATCTTGAAGGTCGTGAGATTGGTGGCGAGATTCTAGCTGACTTGTTCGAACAAGGTCAGATGGTTGATGTGACAGGACAGAGCAAAGGTAAAGGTTTTCAAGGCCCTGTTAAGCGTCACAACTTTAGTATGCAAGATGCTACTCATGGTAACTCAGTGTCTCATCGTGCGCATGGTTCAACTGGTCAAAACCAGTCACCAGGTAAAGTATTCAAAGGCAAGAAGATGGCGGGTCAGATGGGTAACAAACGTGTTACCGTTCAAGGCCTAGAAGTGATTTCGGTTGATGCCGAAAAAGGGTTACTTGTCATCAAGGGTGCTATCCCAGGTGCCACCGGTGGCGATGTTATCGTACGTCCGTCAGTCAAAGCCTAA
- the rplB gene encoding 50S ribosomal protein L2 encodes MPIVRAKPTSPGRRFVEKVVHPHLYKGRPFAALLESKSKSGGRNNNGRITTRHIGGGHKQHYRIIDFKRTKDNIPATVERIEYDPNRTAHIALLKYADGERRYIIAAKKQVVGDTVMSGETSPIRPGNCLPLKNIPLGTVIHNIELKIGKGAQMARSAGASVQLLGRDGVYAILRMRSGETRRVHVNCRAVIGEVSNTENNLKSLGKAGASRWRGVRPSVRGVAMNPVDHPHGGGEGRNKGRHPTSPWGQKSKGLKTRHNKRTDNMIIRRRAKKK; translated from the coding sequence ATGCCTATCGTAAGAGCAAAGCCAACATCACCAGGCCGTCGTTTTGTTGAAAAAGTAGTGCATCCACACCTGTACAAAGGTCGTCCGTTTGCAGCACTTCTAGAATCAAAAAGCAAGTCAGGTGGTCGTAACAATAATGGCCGCATTACTACTCGTCACATTGGCGGTGGTCATAAGCAACATTATCGCATTATCGATTTCAAACGTACTAAAGACAATATCCCAGCAACGGTAGAGCGTATTGAATACGATCCTAACCGTACTGCTCATATTGCTCTACTTAAGTATGCTGATGGCGAACGTCGTTACATTATCGCTGCTAAGAAACAAGTAGTTGGTGATACAGTAATGTCAGGCGAGACTTCTCCAATTCGTCCAGGTAACTGCTTACCGCTAAAAAACATCCCATTGGGTACTGTGATTCACAATATCGAGCTTAAAATCGGTAAAGGTGCACAGATGGCTCGTTCTGCGGGTGCTAGCGTTCAGTTACTAGGTCGTGACGGTGTTTATGCTATTCTACGTATGCGTTCTGGCGAAACTCGCCGTGTACACGTAAATTGTCGCGCTGTTATTGGTGAAGTTTCTAACACTGAAAACAACTTGAAATCACTTGGTAAAGCCGGTGCTTCACGTTGGCGTGGTGTTCGTCCTTCTGTTCGTGGTGTCGCTATGAACCCGGTTGATCACCCACACGGTGGTGGTGAAGGTCGTAACAAAGGTCGCCATCCAACCAGCCCTTGGGGTCAGAAGTCTAAAGGACTTAAAACGCGTCACAATAAGCGTACTGACAACATGATCATCCGCCGTCGCGCCAAGAAGAAATAA
- a CDS encoding Rne/Rng family ribonuclease has protein sequence MSEELLINISPMESRVAVLDNGILGEIYIERHHKLGLVGNIYLGTVVRVLPGMQAAFVDIGQSRTAFLHVNDMQREPRPVAEKNKAAKATKHEINEDDATAKASADSLAVTPPIVSAQSTEIVPASKTLIQHRLHESQRILVQVTKDQLGSKGARLTTNISLPSRYLVYLPSSDHIGISQRIDGEEERSRLKTELSSLMQTVNLKGGLIARTAAERVPVDKLEEDIYYLLQLWRTICARRQEINHHQSSELIYQELSLPLRSIRDLVHADTEKVIIDNTQIYEQVRYFAKEFVPFVYDRIVHYTAEQSLFDVHRVEDDLRDALKRRVDLKSGGYLIIDQTEAMTTIDVNTGSFVGGRSLEDTVYKTNLEATHAIARQLRLRNLGGIIILDFIDMLEQQHKDDVLESLQAQLTQDYAKTKITQVSELGLVEMTRKRTRESLGQQLCEPCSTCQGRGFVKTAETVCFEIFREIMRCARTYNSPKKFTVVAHAAVIDLLLTTESDTVADLEYLLGRVITFDVENLYTQEQYDIVLD, from the coding sequence ATGTCCGAAGAGCTGCTGATTAATATTAGTCCAATGGAATCCCGTGTTGCGGTTTTAGACAATGGTATTTTGGGCGAGATTTATATTGAACGACATCACAAACTGGGGTTGGTCGGCAATATCTATCTGGGGACGGTCGTACGTGTCCTTCCTGGTATGCAGGCAGCCTTCGTAGATATTGGTCAATCACGGACCGCATTTCTACATGTCAACGATATGCAGCGTGAACCACGCCCGGTTGCAGAAAAAAACAAAGCGGCTAAGGCCACTAAGCACGAGATAAATGAGGACGATGCGACTGCCAAGGCTTCTGCTGATAGCTTGGCTGTGACGCCGCCTATTGTCAGTGCGCAAAGTACGGAGATCGTACCAGCGTCTAAAACATTGATTCAGCATCGCTTGCATGAAAGTCAGCGTATTTTGGTACAGGTAACCAAAGATCAGTTGGGGAGTAAAGGTGCTCGTCTAACGACCAACATTTCACTACCATCACGTTATCTAGTATATTTGCCATCGAGTGATCATATTGGCATATCGCAGCGTATCGATGGCGAAGAAGAGCGTAGCCGATTAAAGACTGAGCTTAGTAGCCTGATGCAGACGGTCAATCTAAAAGGTGGACTGATTGCCCGTACCGCTGCTGAGCGTGTGCCTGTCGATAAGCTAGAAGAGGACATCTATTACCTATTGCAGCTGTGGCGTACTATCTGTGCTCGTCGCCAAGAGATTAATCATCATCAGAGCTCAGAACTGATCTATCAAGAACTGTCATTACCATTACGTTCTATTCGTGATTTAGTTCACGCTGATACCGAAAAAGTCATCATTGATAATACGCAGATTTATGAGCAAGTCAGATACTTTGCCAAAGAGTTTGTTCCCTTCGTCTATGATCGTATCGTGCATTACACTGCTGAGCAGTCGCTATTCGATGTACACCGTGTAGAAGATGACTTACGTGACGCACTAAAGCGCCGTGTCGATCTCAAGTCTGGCGGTTATCTGATTATCGATCAAACCGAAGCAATGACCACGATTGATGTCAATACAGGCTCTTTTGTAGGCGGTCGCTCATTAGAGGATACGGTTTATAAGACTAATCTAGAAGCTACACATGCTATCGCTCGACAGTTGCGCTTACGTAATCTAGGCGGCATTATTATTCTAGATTTTATCGATATGCTTGAGCAACAGCATAAAGATGACGTGCTAGAGAGCTTACAGGCACAGCTTACTCAAGATTATGCAAAAACCAAGATTACGCAGGTTAGTGAGCTTGGACTAGTAGAGATGACACGCAAGCGCACGCGTGAATCATTGGGCCAGCAGCTGTGTGAGCCGTGCTCAACTTGTCAAGGTCGTGGGTTCGTCAAAACCGCAGAGACGGTTTGCTTTGAGATTTTCCGCGAAATTATGCGCTGCGCACGCACTTATAATTCTCCCAAAAAGTTCACAGTGGTGGCTCATGCGGCAGTCATTGATTTACTGCTTACAACAGAGTCCGACACAGTAGCTGATTTAGAGTATCTACTGGGCAGAGTCATTACTTTTGATGTAGAGAATCTATACACCCAAGAGCAGTATGATATTGTTTTAGATTAA
- the rpsJ gene encoding 30S ribosomal protein S10, with product MANQRIRIRLKSFDHRLIDQSAQEIVDTAKRTGAQVCGPVPLPTRIERFNVLTSPHVNKDARDQYEIRTHKRMVDIVQPTDKTVDALMKLDLAAGVDVQIALG from the coding sequence ATGGCTAACCAGAGAATCCGTATCCGTCTTAAGTCTTTTGATCATCGTCTGATTGATCAATCTGCACAAGAGATTGTTGATACTGCAAAGCGCACCGGTGCGCAAGTTTGTGGTCCTGTACCGTTGCCGACTCGCATTGAGCGCTTCAACGTTCTAACCTCACCACACGTTAACAAAGACGCTCGTGACCAGTACGAAATCCGTACTCATAAGCGTATGGTTGATATCGTTCAACCAACTGACAAAACTGTGGATGCGCTAATGAAATTAGATTTAGCGGCGGGTGTTGACGTTCAAATTGCTTTGGGTTAA
- the gatC gene encoding Asp-tRNA(Asn)/Glu-tRNA(Gln) amidotransferase subunit GatC, with the protein MSQQPATSDSNVSREEILEVANLARLGVDESTADSYADDISKVLKLMNTLSNVDTTDIKPLANIHEACQELRADVAKHDINRERNQSVAPAVEEGLYLVPQVIE; encoded by the coding sequence ATGTCTCAGCAGCCAGCAACGTCTGACAGCAACGTCAGCCGTGAAGAAATCCTAGAAGTTGCCAACCTTGCCCGCTTAGGTGTCGATGAAAGTACAGCCGATAGCTATGCTGATGATATCAGTAAAGTATTAAAACTGATGAATACGCTATCTAACGTTGATACCACAGACATCAAGCCACTAGCCAATATCCATGAAGCTTGCCAAGAGTTGCGTGCTGATGTGGCAAAACACGATATCAATCGTGAGCGTAATCAATCAGTTGCGCCTGCCGTAGAAGAAGGCTTATATCTAGTGCCTCAGGTGATTGAATAA
- the rpsS gene encoding 30S ribosomal protein S19 translates to MPRSLKKGPFIDAHLFAKVENALDTNSRKPIKTWSRRSMILPQMVGLTLSVHNGRTHVPVIVSEQMVGHKLGEFAPTRTYRGHGIDKKAKR, encoded by the coding sequence ATGCCTCGTTCATTGAAAAAAGGTCCATTCATAGACGCGCACTTGTTTGCTAAAGTTGAGAATGCATTAGACACCAACTCACGCAAGCCAATTAAGACTTGGTCGCGCCGCTCGATGATTCTGCCACAAATGGTTGGCCTAACTTTATCTGTTCACAACGGCCGTACTCATGTACCGGTTATCGTGAGCGAGCAGATGGTTGGTCATAAACTAGGTGAATTTGCCCCGACTCGTACGTATCGTGGTCACGGCATTGACAAAAAAGCTAAGAGATAA
- the mreC gene encoding rod shape-determining protein MreC, translating to MTPSIFARQPLSLRKTVIVLIAALILMWFDSKNSDWFKPVRSTSHAAMQPIYELSLLPSYAKHWAGGSLQSKEALRRENMQLKSQLIHAHAKLQQQDYILAQNARLQGILSTTKPEQFDLNLAQVIGTDTNLLRQIVVLNKGEQDGVQVGQTVIDEDGVLGQIINVYPNTSRLLLITDEQQSVAVTVKRTGQRAIVTGQGIPSSLSLNYVFKTSDVRVGDELVSSGLGGRIPAGYRVGRIAHVKDEQTDNFRTIEVTPAANFIDNAYVLILQDKLLNENNAAATAP from the coding sequence ATGACTCCAAGTATTTTTGCTCGCCAGCCGCTATCACTTCGTAAGACTGTTATCGTATTGATAGCAGCCTTAATTTTGATGTGGTTTGATAGCAAAAACTCTGATTGGTTTAAGCCAGTACGTAGCACCAGTCATGCCGCCATGCAGCCAATCTATGAGCTGTCTCTATTGCCAAGCTACGCCAAGCATTGGGCAGGTGGTAGTCTACAATCGAAAGAAGCATTGCGTCGCGAAAATATGCAGCTAAAGTCGCAATTGATACACGCGCATGCCAAGCTACAACAGCAAGATTATATTTTGGCGCAGAACGCACGTCTGCAAGGTATCTTATCTACCACCAAGCCCGAGCAGTTCGACCTTAATTTGGCGCAAGTCATCGGTACAGATACCAATTTGCTCAGACAAATTGTCGTGCTTAATAAAGGTGAGCAGGACGGCGTACAAGTTGGGCAAACAGTCATCGATGAAGACGGTGTATTAGGACAGATTATCAATGTCTATCCAAATACTAGCCGTCTGTTGTTGATTACAGATGAGCAACAGTCAGTTGCGGTCACTGTCAAGCGTACCGGTCAGCGTGCCATCGTTACAGGCCAAGGCATCCCATCTTCATTGAGTCTCAATTACGTCTTCAAGACGTCAGATGTGCGAGTAGGTGATGAGCTAGTGTCGTCAGGATTGGGCGGACGTATTCCGGCAGGTTATCGAGTCGGGCGTATCGCGCATGTCAAAGACGAGCAAACCGACAACTTTAGAACGATCGAAGTTACTCCAGCAGCTAACTTTATTGATAATGCCTATGTATTAATACTTCAAGACAAGCTGCTAAACGAGAACAATGCTGCTGCTACTGCTCCATAG
- the gatA gene encoding Asp-tRNA(Asn)/Glu-tRNA(Gln) amidotransferase subunit GatA, producing the protein MSELHLLSTEQLITGLQNKQFSSAELTEHYIKRIDALDSKINSFITHTSETARAQAKAADELRAQGDQRPLLGVPMAHKDIFCTQGVLTTCGSKMLHNFVSPYDATIVSNIDKAGMISLGKLNMDEFAMGSDNSSSYYGTVQNPWNLERVPGGSSGGSAAAVAAGFVPVATGSDTGGSIRQPASFCGLTGIKPTYGRVSRFGMIAYASSLDQAGSMGRSAKDCAYLLQPMIGHDPRDATSIKYEMPDYVQDINDAQAAAGDKPFEGLRIGVAKEYFGTGLDSEVEQAARAALKKYEELGATIVEVNITDPEITLATYYMLAPAEASSNLSRFDGVRFGYRCENPTDLIDLYTRSRSEGFGPEVQRRILTGTYALSAGYFDAYYTKAQKIRRLIVKDFDEAFASCDVIASPTAPTAAYKLSEDLDPATMYLGDVYTIAVNLAGLPALSQPVGLTTEGLPIGLQLIGKHWQESQLLTTAHLFQQHTDHHLQHSTIAKETV; encoded by the coding sequence ATGTCTGAACTTCATTTATTAAGTACCGAGCAGCTCATTACTGGCTTGCAAAACAAACAATTTAGCAGCGCGGAATTAACTGAACACTACATCAAGCGTATCGATGCGCTAGACAGTAAGATTAACAGCTTTATCACTCATACTTCTGAGACAGCACGCGCACAAGCAAAAGCGGCAGACGAGTTGCGGGCACAGGGCGACCAACGTCCACTACTTGGCGTACCAATGGCGCATAAAGACATCTTTTGTACCCAGGGCGTACTGACCACTTGTGGCTCAAAGATGCTACATAACTTTGTCTCACCATATGACGCGACTATCGTTTCTAACATCGACAAAGCTGGCATGATTAGCTTAGGTAAGCTCAATATGGATGAGTTTGCGATGGGCTCAGACAACAGTAGCTCTTACTACGGTACGGTACAGAACCCTTGGAACCTAGAGCGCGTCCCTGGTGGCTCGTCAGGTGGTAGTGCTGCCGCCGTTGCCGCAGGTTTTGTTCCTGTTGCTACCGGTAGTGATACGGGTGGCTCTATTCGTCAGCCTGCCTCATTCTGTGGCCTAACAGGTATCAAACCTACTTATGGCCGTGTGTCACGTTTTGGTATGATTGCCTACGCTTCAAGTTTGGATCAAGCTGGTAGCATGGGACGCAGCGCTAAAGATTGCGCTTACCTACTACAACCAATGATTGGTCACGATCCACGCGATGCAACTTCTATCAAGTACGAGATGCCTGACTACGTACAAGACATCAATGATGCCCAAGCTGCTGCTGGTGATAAGCCATTTGAAGGTCTTCGTATTGGTGTGGCCAAAGAATACTTCGGCACAGGGCTTGATAGCGAAGTTGAGCAAGCAGCACGTGCCGCGCTCAAGAAATACGAAGAGCTGGGTGCAACGATTGTAGAAGTGAACATCACTGATCCTGAGATCACGCTTGCCACTTACTATATGCTAGCGCCTGCTGAAGCATCATCGAACCTATCACGCTTCGATGGCGTACGTTTTGGCTATCGCTGTGAGAATCCAACTGACCTGATTGATCTATATACACGTTCACGCTCTGAAGGCTTTGGCCCTGAAGTACAGCGCCGTATCTTGACAGGGACTTATGCGCTATCGGCTGGCTACTTCGATGCTTACTATACAAAAGCACAGAAGATTCGCCGCTTAATCGTCAAAGACTTCGATGAAGCATTTGCTAGCTGTGATGTGATTGCTAGCCCAACTGCACCGACTGCGGCTTATAAGCTTAGTGAAGACCTAGATCCTGCAACGATGTATTTAGGTGACGTTTATACCATCGCGGTCAACCTAGCAGGTCTACCTGCCCTCAGTCAGCCAGTTGGTTTGACGACAGAAGGCCTACCTATTGGCTTGCAATTGATCGGTAAGCACTGGCAAGAGAGTCAACTGCTCACGACAGCGCATCTGTTCCAGCAGCACACTGATCATCACCTACAACACTCTACCATCGCAAAGGAGACGGTATAA
- the rplD gene encoding 50S ribosomal protein L4, translating into MDLKTVTGAAVELSDTAFGREFNEALVHQVVTAYLAGARQGTRAQKTRAEVSGGGIKPWRQKGTGRARAGSIRSPIWRSGGRAFAAKPQDWSQKVNRKMYRGAMQCILAELIRQERLILVEELSVSGPKTKELIAKLNDLNAPRALIVTKEVDENLYLAARNIPHVNVLGTNEVDPVSLIAFDKVIMSVEAAKQFEEALA; encoded by the coding sequence GTGGATTTAAAAACAGTTACAGGTGCGGCGGTTGAGCTTTCTGATACGGCATTTGGTCGTGAATTCAACGAAGCACTAGTGCATCAAGTCGTCACCGCTTATTTAGCTGGTGCTCGCCAAGGTACACGCGCACAAAAAACACGTGCCGAAGTTTCTGGCGGTGGTATTAAGCCATGGCGCCAAAAAGGTACTGGTCGCGCTCGTGCGGGTTCTATTCGTAGCCCAATCTGGCGTTCAGGTGGTCGTGCATTCGCTGCAAAACCACAAGATTGGTCACAGAAAGTAAACCGTAAAATGTATCGCGGTGCGATGCAGTGCATCCTAGCAGAATTGATTCGTCAAGAGCGTCTGATTTTGGTAGAAGAGTTGAGCGTTTCTGGGCCGAAAACCAAAGAACTGATTGCTAAGTTGAACGATTTGAATGCACCTCGTGCACTAATCGTTACTAAAGAAGTTGATGAAAACTTATACTTAGCTGCTCGCAACATTCCACACGTCAATGTACTTGGTACAAATGAAGTGGACCCAGTGAGCTTGATCGCATTTGATAAAGTGATCATGTCAGTTGAAGCTGCGAAACAATTTGAGGAAGCACTAGCATGA
- the mreD gene encoding rod shape-determining protein MreD: MSYPDSENATVLLIVVIVLSFIAASSLNVYPLSPSMATLRPMVMIMVLIYWLLFQPRYVGIFTAFTVGLIADLLMDTHLGQQAFAAVVVALVIKITSIYVRQLNTVSAWLIASLGLIVFQLNLWILQMFIQNVFVAQSALSLFMSIISWPLVLFALRKFSR, encoded by the coding sequence ATGTCGTATCCTGATTCTGAGAATGCCACGGTACTATTGATAGTTGTGATTGTTCTAAGTTTCATCGCTGCATCATCACTCAATGTCTATCCATTAAGCCCAAGCATGGCAACATTGCGTCCCATGGTCATGATCATGGTGCTGATCTATTGGTTGCTGTTTCAGCCGCGCTATGTCGGCATTTTTACCGCATTTACGGTTGGACTGATTGCTGATTTATTGATGGATACCCATTTAGGGCAGCAAGCTTTCGCCGCTGTTGTGGTTGCACTGGTTATCAAAATTACCAGTATCTATGTCAGACAGTTGAATACCGTTAGTGCGTGGTTAATTGCTAGTCTAGGGCTAATTGTCTTTCAGTTAAATCTATGGATACTACAGATGTTTATTCAAAACGTCTTTGTCGCCCAGTCGGCTTTGTCATTGTTTATGAGTATCATTAGCTGGCCACTCGTGCTGTTTGCTTTGCGCAAGTTTTCGCGTTAA
- the rplW gene encoding 50S ribosomal protein L23, which produces MNNARLYQVLRGPVFSEKSQMLGDSLGVQVFKIDSNATKLEVKKAVELMFEGVEVTKVNTLNVKGKTKRFGKSIGRRNDYKKAYVTLKAGQDVQMADAGEEVANTTDSTSETANNE; this is translated from the coding sequence ATGAATAACGCAAGACTTTATCAGGTCTTAAGAGGGCCTGTATTCTCAGAAAAATCTCAAATGCTTGGCGACTCACTTGGTGTGCAGGTATTTAAAATTGATTCTAATGCTACTAAGCTTGAAGTCAAGAAAGCAGTTGAGTTGATGTTTGAAGGTGTTGAAGTCACTAAAGTAAACACTTTGAATGTTAAAGGTAAGACAAAGCGTTTTGGTAAAAGCATCGGCCGTCGTAACGACTACAAAAAAGCCTATGTTACCTTAAAAGCTGGTCAAGATGTACAAATGGCTGATGCTGGTGAAGAAGTAGCGAATACTACTGATTCTACTAGTGAAACAGCGAATAACGAATAA
- a CDS encoding rod shape-determining protein, protein MNLFGFLSNNIAIDLGTANTLIFIPNKGVVLDEPTVVALRSNRTQNPTVAAVGIDAKQMLGRTPANITAIRPLKDGVIADFEVTQKMLKHFIAKVKAKRFMAQPNVVVCVPCKSTLVERKAIREAVSSAGASKVLLLEEPMAAAIGAGMPVHEASGSMVVDIGGGTTEIAVIALSGCVYAESIRIGGDMFDEAIITHVRRTHGCVIGETTAERIKKEVGSALNEDSQLEVEVRGRSMAEGVPKTFTVNSEEVQKALTDPLSGIVSAVKVALEQTPPELSSDIAERGIVLTGGGALLRDLDKLISQETGLPVTVAEDPLTCVSRGGGIALDFINNKSLNMIFV, encoded by the coding sequence ATGAACCTGTTTGGATTTTTATCAAATAATATCGCTATCGACCTCGGTACTGCGAACACCCTAATTTTTATTCCTAATAAAGGCGTCGTGCTTGACGAGCCTACGGTGGTCGCGTTACGAAGCAATCGTACTCAGAACCCGACCGTCGCCGCTGTTGGTATCGATGCCAAGCAGATGTTAGGTCGTACGCCTGCGAACATCACAGCGATTCGCCCTTTAAAAGACGGTGTGATTGCTGATTTTGAAGTGACGCAAAAAATGCTTAAGCACTTTATCGCTAAAGTAAAAGCCAAGCGCTTTATGGCACAGCCTAACGTCGTGGTTTGTGTACCATGTAAGTCTACTCTAGTTGAGCGCAAGGCGATTCGTGAGGCAGTATCATCAGCAGGTGCGAGCAAAGTACTATTGCTAGAAGAGCCGATGGCTGCTGCTATCGGTGCTGGTATGCCAGTTCATGAAGCCAGTGGTTCTATGGTGGTGGATATCGGTGGTGGTACAACTGAGATTGCTGTTATCGCCCTATCTGGTTGCGTATATGCTGAGTCGATTCGTATCGGTGGCGATATGTTTGATGAAGCGATCATCACCCATGTACGCCGTACGCATGGTTGTGTCATCGGTGAGACGACCGCTGAGCGTATCAAAAAAGAAGTCGGTTCTGCATTGAATGAAGACAGCCAACTAGAAGTAGAGGTTCGTGGTCGTAGCATGGCAGAGGGTGTGCCAAAGACCTTTACTGTCAATTCAGAAGAAGTGCAAAAAGCATTGACTGATCCATTGAGCGGTATTGTTAGCGCTGTAAAAGTAGCACTTGAGCAGACTCCGCCAGAATTGTCATCAGATATCGCTGAGCGTGGCATTGTATTGACAGGTGGCGGTGCACTATTACGTGACTTAGATAAACTTATCTCTCAAGAGACCGGTTTACCAGTGACGGTAGCAGAAGACCCACTAACCTGCGTTAGTCGCGGTGGTGGTATCGCGCTTGATTTCATCAATAACAAAAGTTTAAACATGATTTTTGTTTAA
- the rplV gene encoding 50S ribosomal protein L22: protein MEVTAKLRGAAISAQKVRLVADEVRGKSIERALDILTYSNKKGAVFVKKCLNSAIANAEHNHGLDIDDLKVATIYVDEGITLKRILPRAKGRADRISKRTCHITIKVGE from the coding sequence ATGGAAGTAACTGCAAAATTACGCGGTGCCGCCATATCGGCACAAAAAGTTAGACTCGTTGCTGATGAAGTTCGTGGCAAATCTATTGAGCGTGCTTTGGATATCCTAACGTATAGCAATAAAAAAGGCGCTGTGTTTGTTAAGAAATGCCTTAACTCAGCCATCGCCAATGCCGAACATAATCACGGCTTAGATATTGACGACCTAAAAGTCGCTACTATCTATGTTGATGAAGGCATTACGCTAAAACGTATCCTACCACGTGCCAAAGGCCGTGCTGATCGTATCAGCAAGCGTACTTGTCACATCACTATAAAGGTAGGAGAATAA